The following are encoded together in the Bradymonas sediminis genome:
- a CDS encoding DUF58 domain-containing protein: MKSFPLKTPQNKDSSFGARWRRWTRPPRRLSFTTAGKYFVLITIGIGFGAINTGDNLLFLLLGMMLSLILASGILSETVIRRLHAQRNPPHRVFADSNAPGTFRVTNPAGWPSLSIEVAERSATGLKGPLAGRKIGPQHIPWWKFWRRKKRKSKDAESPRTDAAIAQAYTMRVEARDRQDLPTRYIFPARGRYELPGLDIITRFPFGLFEKRRELDEAAQITVYPAASEAREWLSDIHAHFGDITRHKRGSGEDFFGLRDYQPGEDQRLIHWKATARRGEVVVRETESTEQRSVELFLLNTTGLPAQQRHTVNADFEVGIQRTFGLIQTLLQAGWRVGLRTLDAHLPASSASNHFERMLETLALIDLRDGHATSPVGSRAAGAKSGATGRPKDAQILIGLEGPTSLIAADFDLVLAVEKGAVSTVLPNHAAKPEDALPMNSAQSKAEEAA, from the coding sequence ATGAAGTCCTTCCCCTTAAAAACACCTCAAAATAAAGACTCCAGCTTCGGCGCCCGGTGGCGCCGCTGGACGCGTCCGCCGCGGCGACTCAGCTTCACTACGGCGGGCAAATATTTTGTGCTCATCACCATCGGCATCGGCTTTGGCGCCATCAATACCGGCGACAACCTCCTCTTCCTTTTGCTCGGGATGATGCTCTCGCTCATCCTGGCCAGCGGCATCCTGAGCGAGACGGTGATTCGGCGCCTCCACGCCCAGCGCAACCCACCGCACCGCGTCTTCGCCGACTCCAACGCGCCCGGCACCTTTCGGGTCACCAACCCGGCGGGCTGGCCCTCGCTGAGCATCGAGGTCGCCGAGCGCAGCGCGACCGGACTCAAAGGCCCATTGGCCGGGCGAAAGATCGGCCCCCAACATATCCCCTGGTGGAAGTTCTGGCGGCGAAAGAAGCGAAAATCAAAGGACGCCGAGAGCCCGCGCACCGACGCCGCGATTGCCCAGGCCTATACAATGCGCGTCGAGGCCCGCGACCGCCAAGACCTGCCGACCCGCTATATCTTTCCGGCCCGCGGAAGATACGAACTTCCGGGGCTCGATATCATCACGCGCTTTCCATTCGGGCTCTTCGAGAAGCGGCGCGAGCTCGACGAAGCCGCGCAGATTACGGTGTATCCGGCGGCCAGTGAGGCGCGCGAGTGGCTCTCGGATATCCACGCTCATTTTGGCGATATCACCCGCCACAAACGCGGCAGCGGCGAGGACTTCTTCGGGCTTCGCGACTACCAGCCCGGCGAAGACCAGCGGCTGATCCACTGGAAGGCCACCGCCAGGCGCGGCGAGGTCGTGGTGCGCGAGACCGAGAGCACTGAGCAGCGCAGCGTGGAGCTCTTTTTACTCAACACCACCGGCCTTCCCGCGCAGCAGCGCCACACTGTGAACGCCGACTTCGAGGTCGGCATCCAGCGCACCTTCGGTCTTATCCAAACGCTTTTGCAGGCAGGTTGGCGTGTGGGACTTCGCACCCTCGACGCCCACCTTCCGGCCAGCAGCGCCTCGAATCATTTCGAACGCATGCTCGAGACCCTGGCCCTCATCGACCTTCGCGACGGGCACGCAACTTCGCCTGTCGGCAGCCGCGCTGCGGGCGCCAAATCAGGCGCGACGGGTCGGCCAAAAGACGCGCAGATCCTCATCGGTCTGGAGGGCCCAACCTCGCTTATCGCCGCTGATTTCGACCTGGTTCTGGCCGTCGAGAAAGGCGCGGTCTCGACCGTATTGCCGAATCATGCGGCCAAGCCTGAGGACGCGCTCCCCATGAATTCAGCGCAATCAAAAGCGGAGGAAGCCGCGTGA
- a CDS encoding serine/threonine protein kinase produces MNDIASSSDSKSALGLGPGTVIAGRYEVVKLLGSGGFAAVFHAFDRDIERQVAIKVLNIAAVTAPGAEMGPFLERFKREAKLAARIHHPNVVEIYDFGVIEGKAMPYIIMEMLDGHDLQEEVRMNGGMAPERALPLFFGALEALGEAHRLGIVHKDIKPANLFISRPGTRNEMLKVVDFGIAHIGGTDESRMTQTGAMFGTPQYLSPEYVQTQTVGPEMDVYQMALVLVELLTGRTVVDDENPWQCALKHATGELVIPSAILDGELGPIISKALEYEPSERFPDALAFADAIDKIDPAKVGDGRDPSGGARVVATKSAPMNAAQSAQINLAQAQQAAAQAGNHNNPATLAVDAPGMAQGARQAAPQRVTEAMKAPKKSGKGLWIAFFVLLSLVIASIVVVMTFWLDFPAGARLWNQITGQSAAVSAPAKTTKKKAPATKKTTKKKATTKKKTTKKPTSKKTTTKKPTTKKKAAPKKTDTKK; encoded by the coding sequence ATGAACGATATTGCATCCTCCAGCGACTCGAAATCTGCCCTTGGTCTTGGGCCGGGCACCGTGATTGCCGGGCGCTATGAAGTGGTGAAATTGCTGGGCTCGGGTGGTTTCGCGGCCGTCTTCCACGCCTTTGACCGCGATATCGAGCGTCAGGTGGCCATCAAAGTGCTCAATATCGCCGCGGTTACGGCGCCTGGCGCCGAGATGGGACCCTTCCTTGAGCGCTTCAAGCGCGAGGCCAAACTCGCCGCGCGCATTCATCATCCCAACGTCGTTGAGATTTATGATTTTGGCGTGATTGAGGGCAAAGCCATGCCCTATATCATTATGGAGATGCTGGACGGCCACGATCTGCAAGAAGAAGTGAGGATGAACGGCGGCATGGCGCCCGAGCGGGCGCTGCCGCTTTTCTTCGGCGCGCTCGAAGCCCTGGGCGAGGCGCATCGCCTCGGGATTGTTCATAAGGATATCAAGCCCGCGAACCTCTTTATCAGTCGCCCCGGGACCCGAAATGAGATGCTCAAAGTCGTCGACTTTGGCATCGCTCATATTGGCGGGACCGACGAAAGTCGCATGACCCAGACCGGCGCGATGTTCGGCACCCCGCAATATCTGTCGCCTGAATACGTGCAGACCCAGACGGTCGGCCCTGAGATGGACGTCTACCAGATGGCGCTGGTCCTGGTGGAGTTGCTCACCGGGCGCACCGTGGTCGACGACGAGAACCCCTGGCAATGCGCGCTCAAACACGCCACCGGCGAGTTGGTGATTCCGTCGGCGATTCTCGATGGTGAGCTCGGGCCGATCATCTCAAAGGCCCTGGAATACGAGCCGAGTGAGCGATTCCCGGACGCGCTCGCCTTCGCCGATGCCATCGACAAGATCGACCCGGCGAAGGTCGGCGACGGGCGCGACCCGAGCGGCGGCGCGCGCGTTGTGGCCACGAAATCGGCGCCGATGAACGCCGCGCAGAGCGCGCAGATTAACCTCGCACAGGCCCAGCAGGCCGCCGCTCAGGCTGGCAATCATAATAATCCGGCCACGTTGGCCGTGGACGCGCCTGGCATGGCGCAGGGCGCGCGTCAGGCGGCGCCTCAGCGCGTCACCGAGGCGATGAAGGCGCCTAAGAAATCGGGCAAGGGCCTTTGGATTGCGTTTTTTGTGCTGCTTAGTTTGGTGATCGCGAGCATCGTGGTGGTGATGACCTTCTGGCTTGATTTCCCTGCCGGAGCGCGCCTGTGGAATCAAATCACCGGCCAGAGCGCTGCGGTCAGCGCGCCCGCTAAGACCACCAAGAAGAAAGCGCCGGCGACGAAGAAGACAACAAAGAAGAAGGCGACGACCAAAAAGAAGACCACGAAGAAGCCAACCTCAAAGAAGACCACGACGAAGAAGCCGACCACCAAGAAGAAGGCGGCACCCAAAAAGACGGACACGAAGAAATAA
- a CDS encoding transglutaminase TgpA family protein: protein MNLKMQQHLAGLHKGGIYAVVLIAFLCAAFGGGVGALTGAGFIIATLASWFTSKNKPADATPSRWWNVVTLGFIAFTAFQLLATSEPIIVAALRFVLVLIAIKLFGRFRTRDDLQIYALTLLVFAASTALSQDIVYGLFFGLYVIAGTFSMALFHLNSEVNPDEKSAQRVQISSSSRSPFDRRYMLVLGAISLVIFVSSLTIFFVFPRVGLGFFVNKSRDSMSVTGFSDSVELGSHGAIRDNPEVVMRAEFPDGRPENYQSLHWRTMTFDHYNGATWSQSVDDSERSLPTAKKGYQFTPIQTEKWKPAAAGGPAQQVDIYLEPLGVNLLPRLWPTGNVRYGNNALMVSWNPLKGGFTIDAYSDLRHTLESEVGVAYSIQQLTLPNAEELRGQTYETEQRRPDAQYLQLPNLSQDFLSLAEQVSRGAETPYEKAEAIVAHLSTSYGYTTDLPPVRDDEPIESFVFDTKQGHCEYFASTAVLMLRARGVHARLVTGFLGGAWNSMGGYLGVRQGDAHAWAEVYVPNYGWVPIDPTPAADVLPVQRGPMETWLRNAYDAARLNWMKWVIEYDLGAQIALAQKAAKFFGSGARSNPDSPQKSDDKSKSDLNLGALAYGIILLAALAILVWLSRRWLFRTQASKLQEIFARVERAGASAGVERRADEGPGVYLERLSQAFPDAAPELAALRQRYLTARFGGREPGPMQLAGMRELVAALRKKLPRKPRDSGR, encoded by the coding sequence GTGAATCTCAAGATGCAACAACACCTGGCGGGGCTTCATAAGGGCGGCATCTACGCGGTCGTGCTCATCGCATTTTTATGCGCAGCGTTTGGCGGAGGCGTCGGGGCGCTGACCGGCGCCGGCTTTATCATCGCCACGCTGGCGAGCTGGTTTACGAGTAAAAACAAGCCAGCAGACGCCACGCCCTCGCGCTGGTGGAACGTGGTGACCCTGGGCTTTATCGCCTTTACGGCCTTCCAATTATTGGCCACCTCCGAGCCCATCATCGTCGCAGCGCTCCGCTTTGTGCTGGTGCTCATCGCCATCAAATTATTCGGGCGCTTTCGCACCCGCGACGACCTGCAAATCTATGCGCTGACCCTGCTCGTTTTTGCCGCCTCGACCGCGCTCAGCCAGGACATCGTCTACGGGCTCTTCTTTGGGCTTTACGTCATCGCCGGCACCTTTAGCATGGCCCTCTTTCACCTCAACTCCGAGGTGAACCCGGACGAGAAATCCGCTCAGCGGGTCCAAATATCGAGCAGCTCGCGCTCGCCATTTGACCGGCGCTATATGCTGGTGCTCGGGGCGATTAGCCTGGTCATCTTCGTGTCGAGTTTGACGATCTTTTTTGTATTCCCGCGCGTCGGCCTGGGCTTCTTCGTCAATAAATCCCGCGACTCGATGTCTGTGACGGGCTTCTCGGATTCGGTGGAATTGGGCTCTCACGGCGCGATTCGCGACAACCCCGAAGTCGTCATGCGCGCCGAATTTCCCGACGGTCGCCCCGAGAATTATCAGAGCCTACATTGGCGCACGATGACCTTCGACCATTATAATGGTGCCACCTGGTCGCAGAGCGTCGACGACTCCGAGCGAAGCCTCCCGACCGCAAAGAAAGGCTATCAATTCACCCCGATTCAGACCGAAAAGTGGAAGCCCGCCGCGGCAGGCGGCCCGGCGCAACAGGTTGATATTTATCTGGAACCGCTCGGGGTCAACTTGCTGCCGCGCCTGTGGCCGACCGGCAATGTGCGCTACGGAAATAACGCGTTGATGGTCTCATGGAACCCGCTTAAGGGCGGGTTCACCATCGACGCCTATAGCGACCTGCGCCACACGCTTGAGTCCGAGGTAGGCGTCGCCTATTCGATCCAGCAGCTCACCTTGCCCAACGCCGAGGAGCTGCGCGGCCAGACCTATGAGACAGAGCAGCGCCGCCCCGATGCCCAATACCTCCAGCTTCCGAACCTCTCCCAGGACTTCCTAAGCCTGGCCGAGCAGGTGAGCCGCGGCGCCGAGACGCCCTACGAAAAGGCCGAGGCGATCGTCGCGCACCTGAGCACCAGCTACGGCTATACCACCGACCTGCCGCCGGTGCGCGACGACGAGCCCATCGAGAGCTTCGTCTTCGACACCAAGCAGGGCCATTGCGAGTATTTCGCCAGCACGGCGGTGCTGATGCTTCGCGCCCGGGGCGTGCACGCCCGCCTGGTCACCGGGTTTTTGGGCGGCGCTTGGAACTCCATGGGCGGCTATCTGGGGGTGCGCCAGGGCGACGCACACGCCTGGGCCGAGGTCTACGTGCCCAATTATGGCTGGGTTCCCATCGACCCGACCCCGGCCGCCGACGTGCTACCGGTTCAGCGCGGCCCGATGGAGACCTGGCTTCGAAACGCCTACGACGCCGCGCGCCTCAACTGGATGAAATGGGTCATCGAATACGACCTTGGCGCCCAGATCGCGTTGGCGCAAAAGGCCGCGAAATTCTTTGGGTCGGGCGCGCGCTCTAACCCGGATTCTCCCCAGAAGAGCGACGACAAGTCGAAGAGCGACCTGAACCTCGGCGCCCTCGCCTACGGTATAATCTTGCTGGCGGCCCTGGCCATTTTGGTCTGGCTTAGCCGCCGTTGGCTCTTTCGCACCCAGGCGTCGAAGCTGCAGGAGATCTTCGCGCGCGTCGAGCGCGCGGGCGCCTCGGCCGGCGTCGAGCGGCGCGCCGATGAGGGGCCCGGCGTCTATCTAGAGCGACTCAGCCAGGCGTTCCCCGACGCCGCGCCCGAACTCGCCGCGCTACGCCAGCGCTACCTCACCGCCCGCTTCGGCGGGCGCGAGCCCGGCCCGATGCAGCTGGCCGGCATGCGCGAGTTGGTGGCCGCGCTCCGAAAGAAGCTGCCCAGGAAGCCGCGCGACTCCGGACGATAG
- the dctP gene encoding TRAP transporter substrate-binding protein DctP, giving the protein MNASAFSITRRLTLILTMALVGLFFGVGTLSAQEGGADAKAAEKEETSHTLRIASLAPKGSSWMKSFEAAKRTIAKESGGKIKLKFYAGGVMGDESAMVRKMRTGQLDGAAVTSVGLGHIDEKLLVLQLPLTFKNYKELDYVRDKMSGTFQGILGAKGFRLLTWGDVGFNYLFTQTPVKKPSDLRQTKPWVWDTDPVTKEVMKAAKINAVALGVPDVLSSLQTGVINTFLNSPYGAVALQWYTQAKFVTNLRLAVVIGGVIISEKSLEKLSENQRKIVLDAFEKEGKVLLSQIRKDNAQAIKTIGKSGIKTVEPTDMKAWTAMAEEARKRLTGKLFPKELVDEMYGHLKDVR; this is encoded by the coding sequence ATGAACGCCAGCGCATTTTCGATAACTCGCCGCCTCACGCTGATTCTCACGATGGCCTTAGTCGGGCTCTTTTTTGGGGTCGGCACGCTCAGCGCCCAGGAGGGCGGCGCCGACGCGAAGGCGGCCGAAAAAGAAGAGACCTCCCACACGCTTCGCATCGCGAGCCTCGCGCCCAAAGGGTCGAGTTGGATGAAGTCCTTTGAGGCCGCCAAGCGCACCATCGCCAAAGAAAGTGGCGGCAAGATTAAGCTTAAATTTTATGCCGGCGGGGTGATGGGCGATGAGTCCGCGATGGTGCGAAAGATGCGCACCGGCCAGCTCGACGGCGCCGCGGTGACCAGCGTTGGCCTCGGCCATATCGACGAGAAGTTGCTCGTCCTGCAGCTTCCATTGACCTTCAAAAACTATAAAGAGCTCGACTATGTGCGCGACAAGATGTCGGGCACCTTCCAGGGGATTCTGGGGGCCAAGGGCTTTCGCCTGCTGACCTGGGGCGATGTCGGCTTCAACTATCTCTTCACCCAGACGCCGGTCAAAAAGCCGTCCGATTTGCGCCAGACGAAGCCCTGGGTTTGGGACACCGACCCGGTGACCAAAGAGGTCATGAAGGCGGCCAAGATTAACGCGGTCGCCCTCGGGGTCCCGGACGTGCTGTCGAGTCTGCAAACCGGCGTTATCAACACCTTCTTGAACTCCCCCTACGGCGCGGTCGCGCTGCAGTGGTACACCCAGGCCAAATTCGTCACGAACCTGCGCCTGGCCGTGGTCATCGGTGGCGTGATTATCAGCGAAAAATCCCTCGAGAAGCTCTCCGAGAACCAGCGCAAGATCGTGCTCGACGCCTTCGAAAAAGAAGGCAAGGTCTTGCTCTCGCAGATCCGAAAGGACAACGCCCAGGCCATCAAGACCATCGGTAAATCCGGCATCAAGACGGTCGAGCCGACCGATATGAAAGCCTGGACCGCCATGGCCGAAGAGGCGCGCAAGCGACTCACCGGCAAGCTCTTCCCCAAAGAATTGGTCGACGAGATGTACGGCCACCTTAAGGACGTGCGTTAA
- a CDS encoding TRAP transporter TatT component family protein, translating into MTDFLAKPHPATRPATSFCIRALLAALLVTTLGGCSLQKITVNQTADVLWQGSSALEGEEDPQFTRDALPASMKTVESFLASAPENKKLLRILAKGYFSYSFAFLEHDLLEMEYGDATTEEIDAVRERAVIHYLKSHRYGLRILGNEEFSKAAKNLDVKRIESLLKEMDKDDVPGLFWTAYGWGSAANLAQNRTDLVAALPIVAAIMQRTIELDEKFFFGGAHLFFGVYYGSRPVMYGGSPELAKEHFERAMKLYGDRNMVAPALYARFYATAAGVQDRELFQRLLGEVIEADFDKYPELRLNNEVAKLHAEFWLAHEDDLFF; encoded by the coding sequence ATGACCGATTTTTTGGCGAAGCCGCATCCCGCGACGCGCCCGGCGACCTCGTTTTGTATTCGCGCGCTCCTCGCCGCACTCCTCGTGACAACCCTGGGTGGGTGCAGTCTTCAGAAGATCACCGTGAACCAAACCGCGGACGTCCTCTGGCAGGGCAGCAGCGCGCTGGAGGGCGAAGAAGACCCGCAATTTACGCGCGACGCGCTCCCGGCGAGCATGAAGACGGTCGAGAGTTTTTTGGCGAGCGCGCCGGAGAATAAGAAGCTGCTGCGGATCTTGGCGAAGGGGTATTTCTCCTATTCATTCGCCTTCCTCGAGCACGACCTTTTGGAGATGGAATACGGGGACGCGACGACCGAGGAGATCGACGCGGTGCGCGAGCGCGCGGTGATTCATTACCTGAAATCACATCGCTACGGGCTGCGGATTCTGGGCAATGAAGAGTTCAGCAAGGCCGCGAAAAACCTGGACGTCAAGCGCATTGAGTCGCTGCTCAAAGAGATGGACAAGGACGACGTGCCCGGGCTTTTTTGGACCGCCTATGGCTGGGGTTCGGCGGCCAATCTGGCCCAGAATCGCACCGATCTGGTGGCGGCGCTGCCCATCGTGGCGGCGATTATGCAGCGGACCATCGAGCTCGACGAGAAGTTCTTCTTTGGCGGCGCGCATCTGTTCTTCGGCGTTTATTACGGCAGCCGACCGGTGATGTATGGCGGCAGCCCCGAGCTTGCAAAAGAGCATTTCGAGCGCGCGATGAAGCTCTATGGGGACCGCAATATGGTCGCCCCGGCGCTCTATGCGCGCTTTTACGCGACCGCCGCCGGCGTCCAGGACCGCGAGCTCTTTCAGCGCCTTCTTGGCGAAGTGATCGAGGCGGACTTCGACAAATATCCGGAGCTGCGGCTCAATAACGAAGTCGCAAAATTACACGCCGAGTTCTGGTTGGCGCACGAAGACGACCTATTCTTTTGA
- a CDS encoding alpha/beta hydrolase family protein, whose product MPSTPFSKHIFFILVAVSFSLVPSGCGSDTDDKNTSPADTYSADVAGDGEGDEDATVADGGAADADAQLEEPLPPRPWSVSEPGPYQVGYTQREVIYDARGTDEPRELRLAVWYPTTDVEGQESRYWERIKRKEAFRDASIAIDPAEPAPLLVFSHGNAAMAEQSYFMAEFFASHGWVIVAPDHQGNTLLDTVGAIDLTSAVFRSQDITAVLDYVLGFDAEEPLYGAIDAEKIVLSGHSFGGFTSLASSGATFAVDELIAFCEVDDDNFCEILEGREDWSDILRDGFYDARIKVSIPQAPGGYQAFRGGLANIQMPTLLMTGRMDNTLKPDEEGNPIWANMSGSQHLRVDVLKAGHFTFSNMCALVGGTIDELKNDGCSPDFIDVELGYEIINAYSLAFARAHLFGDTSADALLSGEDTRYADSVELMRLEDTP is encoded by the coding sequence ATGCCTTCCACCCCCTTTTCAAAGCATATCTTCTTTATTCTCGTCGCGGTCTCTTTTTCACTCGTGCCCAGCGGTTGCGGGTCGGATACGGATGATAAGAATACGAGTCCAGCGGATACCTACTCGGCGGACGTCGCCGGCGACGGCGAGGGGGACGAAGACGCAACGGTTGCCGATGGGGGGGCGGCGGACGCCGACGCGCAGCTCGAAGAACCGCTGCCGCCCCGCCCCTGGTCGGTGAGCGAGCCGGGGCCCTACCAGGTTGGGTATACTCAGCGCGAGGTGATTTATGACGCGCGCGGCACCGATGAGCCGCGCGAGTTGCGCCTGGCGGTCTGGTACCCCACCACCGACGTCGAAGGCCAGGAGTCGCGCTATTGGGAGCGCATCAAGCGCAAAGAGGCGTTCCGAGACGCGAGCATCGCCATCGACCCCGCCGAGCCCGCGCCGCTGCTCGTCTTCTCCCACGGCAACGCGGCGATGGCCGAGCAGAGCTATTTTATGGCCGAGTTCTTCGCCAGCCACGGCTGGGTGATCGTGGCGCCGGACCATCAGGGCAACACCCTGCTGGACACCGTGGGCGCGATCGACCTGACCTCGGCGGTCTTTCGCTCGCAGGACATCACCGCGGTGCTCGACTATGTGCTCGGATTTGACGCCGAAGAGCCGCTATATGGGGCCATCGACGCAGAGAAGATCGTTTTGTCCGGCCATAGCTTCGGCGGATTCACCTCGCTTGCCAGCAGCGGCGCGACCTTCGCGGTCGACGAGTTAATCGCCTTTTGTGAGGTCGATGACGACAACTTCTGCGAGATTCTGGAGGGGCGCGAGGATTGGAGCGATATTTTGCGCGACGGCTTTTATGACGCACGCATCAAGGTCTCGATTCCCCAGGCGCCCGGCGGGTACCAGGCGTTTCGCGGCGGACTGGCCAACATCCAGATGCCAACCCTGCTGATGACCGGGCGCATGGACAACACCCTGAAGCCCGACGAAGAAGGCAACCCCATCTGGGCGAATATGAGCGGCTCGCAACACCTGCGCGTCGACGTCCTAAAGGCCGGCCACTTCACCTTCTCGAATATGTGCGCCCTGGTCGGCGGGACGATCGATGAGCTAAAAAATGACGGCTGCAGCCCCGACTTTATCGACGTTGAGTTGGGCTACGAGATCATCAACGCCTACTCCCTGGCCTTTGCGCGCGCCCACCTATTTGGGGACACCTCGGCCGACGCGCTGCTGAGCGGCGAAGACACACGTTACGCGGATTCGGTCGAGCTGATGCGACTCGAAGATACGCCCTGA
- a CDS encoding TRAP transporter large permease: MISALLGVLLLVLAFFGAPLFVILAGLAIVLFSGADTALVVLSEENYKLATSPHLITIPLFTFAGFLMAKSNAADRLVRVSDALLGWMPGGLAIVVIASCAFFTTFTGASGVTIVALGGLLFPMMVADGYPEEFSHGLITSSGSIGLLFPPSLPIILYGIVAMTSIDKLFVAGVLPGMLMVTVLGGYAVFTARRSKVARTKFEMKPAMDALWEAKWEMMVPVVVLVSIYGGFVTVAEASAIAALYVLIVEVFIFKDIAIFADDTPREDLATVIHEAMVMVGAILVILGVAMGLTNFLIQEEVPMKILAFIQVYIHSKTTFLIVLTIFLLIVGFMMDIFSAIAVVVPLITPVALEYGVDPVHLGIIFLANLEIGYITPPVGLNLFIGSLAFDKPVVYLCKTVLPFLALLLGTLMVITFWEDLSLVLVRIMGVG, encoded by the coding sequence ATGATCAGCGCGCTACTCGGTGTGTTATTATTGGTGTTGGCCTTCTTCGGAGCGCCGCTCTTTGTGATTCTTGCCGGCCTGGCCATCGTGCTTTTTTCGGGCGCGGACACCGCGCTCGTGGTGCTCAGCGAGGAGAATTATAAGCTCGCGACGAGCCCGCATTTGATCACGATTCCGCTGTTCACCTTCGCCGGGTTTTTGATGGCCAAGAGCAACGCGGCCGACCGCCTGGTGCGGGTCAGCGACGCGCTGTTGGGCTGGATGCCGGGCGGGTTGGCGATTGTGGTGATCGCGTCCTGCGCGTTCTTTACGACCTTTACCGGCGCCTCGGGCGTGACCATCGTGGCGCTGGGCGGGCTGCTCTTTCCGATGATGGTGGCCGACGGGTATCCCGAGGAGTTTAGCCACGGGCTGATCACATCGAGCGGCTCGATTGGCCTGCTCTTTCCGCCGTCGCTGCCGATTATTTTGTACGGCATCGTGGCGATGACGAGCATCGACAAGCTCTTCGTGGCCGGGGTGCTGCCGGGGATGTTGATGGTCACGGTGCTCGGCGGATACGCGGTCTTTACGGCGCGCCGCTCCAAGGTCGCGCGCACCAAATTTGAGATGAAACCCGCGATGGACGCCCTGTGGGAGGCGAAGTGGGAGATGATGGTGCCGGTGGTGGTGCTCGTGAGCATCTACGGCGGCTTCGTCACGGTGGCCGAGGCGTCGGCGATTGCCGCGCTCTATGTGCTGATTGTGGAGGTATTTATCTTCAAGGATATCGCCATCTTTGCCGACGACACCCCGCGCGAGGACCTGGCCACGGTCATCCACGAGGCGATGGTGATGGTCGGGGCGATCCTGGTCATTCTGGGCGTGGCGATGGGGCTGACGAACTTCTTGATCCAGGAAGAAGTTCCGATGAAAATCCTGGCGTTTATCCAGGTGTATATCCACTCCAAGACGACCTTCTTAATCGTGCTGACGATCTTTTTGCTCATCGTCGGGTTTATGATGGATATCTTCAGCGCCATCGCCGTGGTGGTCCCGCTGATCACGCCGGTGGCGCTGGAATATGGCGTCGACCCGGTACACCTGGGGATTATTTTCCTTGCCAACCTCGAGATTGGCTATATCACCCCGCCGGTGGGGCTGAACCTGTTTATCGGCTCTTTGGCCTTCGATAAGCCCGTGGTTTATCTGTGCAAAACCGTACTTCCTTTCCTCGCGCTATTGCTTGGGACCCTGATGGTGATCACCTTTTGGGAAGACCTATCACTCGTATTGGTCCGCATCATGGGCGTGGGTTAG
- a CDS encoding TRAP transporter small permease translates to MLKALLKFEDGLMRVERGLLVLFVIGMLLLAAYNVFYRNLLVPWQNKLMVSGPPVVMLDTPEDTPAEQGGAEELIGEDADDFGGGFGGGFGDDAAEDLAAEEVDESNDFAGGFGGGFGDDSADDSAEEEVADSNDFGGGFGGGFGDEGEEVEEGFGGGFGGGFGDDEVEEVESAAANLDEAPAPEPRAVELLTPTEVPGGPPEDGSVSAMIVGLIDALKFSWIDSLLRQLVIICGFLGAMLAARQRNHITIDIFGKMLKGRAFEVGQAITSAAAVVVCALLAVSGMDLVKLGIEFPQQVIPWITQWQFQLIFPIGWGLIGLHFLVRVFESVKRVMDNDFPQEPEEGDLPGEASAMQGGAS, encoded by the coding sequence ATGCTCAAAGCGCTGTTGAAATTCGAAGATGGTCTGATGCGCGTGGAGCGCGGTCTGCTCGTCTTATTCGTGATCGGTATGTTGCTCCTGGCGGCATATAACGTCTTCTATCGCAACCTGCTCGTGCCCTGGCAAAATAAGCTGATGGTCAGCGGGCCGCCGGTGGTGATGCTCGATACCCCCGAAGATACGCCGGCCGAGCAGGGCGGTGCGGAAGAGTTGATCGGCGAGGATGCCGATGACTTCGGCGGTGGGTTTGGCGGCGGTTTCGGCGACGACGCCGCGGAGGATTTGGCTGCAGAAGAAGTCGACGAATCCAACGACTTCGCCGGTGGATTCGGAGGTGGGTTCGGAGACGACTCCGCGGATGATTCGGCCGAAGAAGAAGTCGCTGATTCCAACGACTTCGGCGGCGGATTTGGCGGTGGGTTTGGCGATGAAGGTGAAGAGGTCGAAGAGGGTTTCGGCGGCGGATTTGGTGGAGGCTTCGGCGACGATGAAGTCGAGGAGGTCGAGTCTGCGGCTGCCAATCTCGACGAGGCGCCGGCCCCTGAGCCGCGCGCGGTCGAGCTGCTTACCCCCACAGAGGTCCCGGGCGGCCCGCCCGAAGATGGCTCGGTCTCGGCGATGATCGTCGGGCTTATCGACGCGCTCAAATTTAGCTGGATCGACAGCCTCTTGCGCCAACTCGTCATCATCTGCGGCTTCCTCGGCGCGATGCTCGCCGCGCGCCAGCGCAATCATATTACGATCGATATCTTCGGAAAGATGCTCAAGGGACGCGCGTTCGAGGTCGGCCAGGCGATTACCAGCGCGGCCGCCGTGGTGGTGTGCGCGTTGCTCGCCGTGTCGGGCATGGACCTGGTGAAGCTGGGGATCGAGTTTCCCCAACAGGTGATTCCCTGGATCACTCAATGGCAATTCCAGCTCATTTTTCCGATCGGTTGGGGGCTTATCGGTCTGCACTTTTTGGTGCGCGTCTTCGAGTCGGTCAAACGCGTTATGGACAATGATTTTCCGCAAGAGCCCGAGGAGGGCGACCTGCCCGGCGAGGCGAGTGCCATGCAAGGAGGTGCCTCATGA